A single window of Hymenobacter sp. APR13 DNA harbors:
- the lipB gene encoding lipoyl(octanoyl) transferase LipB, translated as MPANSLPVASSGVAPAPAEGASPPAANRLIRVEQLGLMGYEAAWAYQEELLAHTLHVKTHNRHAIEAGQATQPTANYLLLCEHPPVYTLGKSGKPEHLLLDEAGLATHGATFHRINRGGDITYHGPGQLVGYPILDLDNFFTDIHRYLRLLEEAIILTLADYGLQAGRIAGLTGVWFDFEEGAPNPRKICAMGVKCSRWVTMHGFALNVNTDLSYFGHIVPCGITDKAVTSMAQELGREVPLAEVSARLLPHLARLFEAELQLATGHPVLPAPVSEVSA; from the coding sequence ATGCCCGCAAATTCCCTTCCAGTAGCGTCTTCCGGCGTGGCTCCGGCCCCGGCCGAGGGTGCCTCGCCACCTGCTGCCAACCGGCTGATCCGGGTAGAACAGCTGGGCCTGATGGGCTATGAGGCGGCCTGGGCGTATCAGGAGGAGCTGCTGGCCCACACGCTGCACGTGAAAACCCACAACCGCCACGCCATCGAAGCCGGCCAGGCCACGCAGCCCACGGCCAACTACCTACTGCTGTGCGAGCATCCGCCGGTATACACGCTGGGTAAAAGCGGCAAGCCCGAGCACCTGCTGCTCGACGAAGCCGGCCTGGCCACCCACGGCGCCACCTTCCACCGCATCAACCGCGGCGGCGACATCACCTACCACGGCCCCGGCCAACTGGTCGGTTACCCCATCCTCGACCTCGACAACTTCTTCACCGACATCCACCGCTACCTGCGGCTGCTGGAAGAGGCCATCATCCTGACGCTGGCCGACTACGGCCTGCAGGCCGGCCGCATTGCGGGCCTCACCGGCGTGTGGTTCGACTTCGAGGAAGGAGCCCCAAATCCGCGCAAAATCTGCGCAATGGGCGTGAAATGCAGCCGCTGGGTAACCATGCACGGCTTCGCCCTCAACGTCAACACCGACCTGTCGTATTTCGGCCACATCGTGCCCTGCGGCATCACCGACAAAGCCGTGACGTCTATGGCGCAGGAACTGGGCCGCGAGGTGCCGCTGGCCGAAGTGTCGGCGCGCCTGCTGCCCCATCTGGCGCGCCTGTTCGAAGCCGAATTACAGCTGGCCACCGGGCATCCGGTGCTGCCGGCGCCTGTATCTGAAGTATCCGCATGA
- a CDS encoding YraN family protein has translation MATAAHDLGHAGEQAAADYLGRQGLEVLYRSYRHGRAEVDLVARQGQQLLVFVEVKARSSSQYGYPETFVSERKKQLFRLAAEQLQHDLDWPGDIRFDILAVTPVAGGFRIEHFEDAFY, from the coding sequence ATGGCAACTGCCGCGCACGACCTGGGCCACGCCGGCGAGCAAGCCGCCGCCGATTATCTGGGCCGGCAGGGTCTGGAGGTACTGTACCGCAGCTACCGCCACGGTCGCGCCGAAGTGGACCTAGTGGCCCGGCAAGGCCAGCAGCTACTCGTGTTTGTGGAAGTGAAAGCCCGCTCCTCCAGCCAGTACGGCTACCCCGAAACCTTCGTGTCGGAGCGCAAGAAGCAACTGTTTCGGCTGGCTGCCGAGCAGCTACAGCACGACCTGGACTGGCCCGGCGACATCCGGTTCGACATCCTGGCCGTGACGCCCGTAGCCGGCGGCTTCCGCATCGAGCACTTCGAGGACGCGTTTTATTGA
- a CDS encoding toxin-antitoxin system YwqK family antitoxin: protein MRFLRPHILLLLLTAAGMLEACSKKTVSFNSRPDAGSTALVADTLTTTRDTTNAPSLEAKKLGLTKEQEKADKEKQKLAQRQAKKKKKNIFLGERIKKAFTKSGPKGKNQVLEVFYYLKAFQQPNAYAISVYYFNPRKRKIFKANTELNPATDKVLHGPYKKYQGGKLVETGFFAMGTKHLRWEKLTKDNVLVNKQHYEMGFPRDANVTYYDAANKLLKEVVPYVNGKLEGDYVKFTETGKREWEGQFENGKKVGEWTRYWGFRNTKDRRHYVYAYGESGYDPEVTEPVLVKEYNRNGVMVYEKDKFDKRDAVTDRPGSKR from the coding sequence ATGCGCTTTCTCCGCCCCCATATTCTGTTGTTGCTGCTGACTGCCGCCGGTATGCTGGAGGCCTGCTCCAAAAAGACGGTATCCTTCAACAGCCGCCCCGACGCCGGCAGCACGGCCCTGGTAGCCGACACGCTCACCACCACCCGCGACACCACCAACGCGCCTTCGTTGGAGGCCAAAAAGCTGGGCCTGACCAAGGAGCAGGAAAAAGCCGACAAGGAAAAGCAGAAGCTGGCGCAGCGGCAGGCCAAAAAGAAGAAGAAAAACATTTTCCTCGGCGAGCGAATCAAGAAGGCCTTCACCAAGTCGGGGCCGAAAGGTAAAAACCAGGTGCTGGAAGTGTTCTACTACCTCAAGGCGTTTCAGCAGCCTAATGCATACGCCATTTCGGTGTACTACTTCAACCCCCGCAAGCGCAAGATCTTCAAGGCCAATACCGAGCTGAATCCGGCCACTGATAAGGTGCTGCACGGCCCCTACAAGAAGTACCAGGGCGGCAAGCTGGTGGAAACCGGCTTCTTCGCGATGGGCACCAAGCACCTGCGCTGGGAAAAGCTAACCAAGGACAACGTGCTTGTAAACAAGCAGCACTATGAAATGGGCTTCCCGCGCGACGCCAACGTGACCTACTACGACGCCGCCAACAAGCTGCTGAAAGAGGTGGTGCCCTACGTGAACGGCAAGCTGGAAGGCGACTACGTGAAGTTCACCGAGACCGGCAAGCGCGAGTGGGAAGGGCAGTTTGAGAACGGCAAGAAAGTAGGGGAGTGGACCCGGTACTGGGGTTTCCGCAACACCAAGGACCGCCGCCACTACGTGTATGCCTACGGCGAGTCGGGCTACGACCCGGAGGTAACCGAGCCGGTGCTGGTGAAAGAGTACAACCGCAACGGCGTGATGGTCTACGAGAAAGACAAGTTCGACAAGCGCGACGCCGTAACCGACCGCCCCGGCAGTAAGCGGTAA
- the htpG gene encoding molecular chaperone HtpG, whose translation MQEKGSISIHTENIFPIIKKFLYSDHEIFLRELVSNAVDATQKLKSLAQLGEFKGELGELKVRVTVDKEARKITISDRGLGMTAEEIKKYINQIAFSGATEFVEQYKEKDAATKDQIIGQFGLGFYSAFMVAKEVEIWSKSYKDDTLTAHWTCDGSTEFTLEEPTGEHAKAERGTDVVLHVAEDSDEFLEPARLKGILTKYCKFLPIEIEFEGETINQTAPIWTKQPSELTDEDYVKFYQELYPFSEPPLFWIHLNVDYPFNLTGILYFPKVKDELQFQRNKIQLYSRQVFITDEVKDVVPEFLMLLHGVIDSPDIPLNVSRSFLQADAAVRKINTYITKKVADKLSSLFKQDRAGYEAKWSDIGLFVKYGMLSDEKFYDKAKDFALVQNVAGKLFTLPEYQEFVQANQKDKNEQTVVLYTTDAEAQHGFVQAATERGYDVLELNGPLDSHFIGQLEQKLEKTTFKRVDADTVGKLIEKEETTESVLSDDDKTKLQELFKEAISNEQMHVQVEALSPQDAPVIITLPEFMRRMKDMQRSGGGGGMQMFGSLPDSYTVSVNANHPVAQRVLHAEGEAGQKLARQAFDLALLAQNMLKGEALTAFVKRSADLLAAE comes from the coding sequence ATGCAAGAGAAAGGCAGTATCTCGATCCATACCGAGAATATCTTTCCGATCATCAAGAAGTTCCTGTATTCCGACCACGAGATTTTCCTGCGGGAGCTGGTCAGCAATGCAGTAGATGCCACCCAGAAACTCAAGAGCCTAGCCCAGCTGGGCGAGTTCAAGGGCGAGCTGGGTGAACTGAAAGTGCGGGTGACCGTGGATAAGGAGGCCCGCAAAATCACGATTTCCGACCGCGGCCTAGGCATGACCGCCGAGGAAATCAAGAAGTACATCAACCAGATTGCCTTTTCCGGCGCCACGGAGTTTGTGGAGCAGTATAAGGAGAAGGACGCCGCCACCAAAGACCAGATCATCGGCCAGTTTGGCCTGGGCTTCTACTCGGCCTTTATGGTGGCCAAGGAAGTGGAAATCTGGTCGAAGTCGTACAAAGATGACACCCTCACGGCCCACTGGACCTGCGACGGCAGCACCGAATTCACCCTGGAAGAGCCCACTGGCGAGCACGCTAAGGCCGAGCGCGGCACCGACGTGGTGCTGCACGTGGCCGAAGACTCCGACGAGTTTCTGGAGCCGGCCCGCCTGAAGGGCATCCTCACCAAGTACTGCAAGTTTCTGCCCATCGAAATCGAGTTCGAGGGCGAAACCATCAACCAGACGGCTCCCATCTGGACCAAGCAGCCTTCGGAGCTCACCGACGAGGACTACGTGAAGTTCTACCAAGAGCTGTATCCGTTTTCCGAGCCGCCGCTGTTCTGGATTCACCTCAACGTCGACTACCCGTTCAACCTGACCGGCATCCTGTACTTCCCGAAGGTGAAGGACGAGCTGCAGTTCCAGCGCAACAAAATCCAGCTGTATTCGCGCCAGGTGTTCATCACCGACGAGGTGAAGGACGTGGTGCCCGAGTTCCTGATGCTGCTGCACGGCGTCATCGACTCGCCCGACATTCCGCTGAACGTGTCGCGCAGCTTCCTGCAGGCCGATGCCGCGGTGCGCAAAATCAACACCTACATCACCAAGAAGGTCGCCGATAAGCTCAGCAGCCTGTTCAAGCAGGACCGCGCCGGCTACGAGGCCAAGTGGTCAGATATCGGCTTGTTCGTGAAGTACGGCATGCTCTCCGACGAGAAGTTCTACGATAAGGCCAAGGACTTCGCGCTGGTGCAGAACGTGGCCGGTAAGCTGTTCACGCTGCCCGAGTATCAGGAGTTCGTGCAGGCCAACCAGAAAGACAAGAACGAGCAAACGGTAGTGCTCTACACCACCGACGCCGAGGCGCAGCACGGCTTCGTGCAGGCCGCTACGGAGCGCGGCTACGATGTACTGGAGCTCAACGGTCCGCTCGATTCGCACTTCATCGGGCAGCTGGAGCAGAAGCTGGAGAAAACCACCTTCAAGCGCGTGGATGCTGACACCGTTGGTAAGCTGATCGAGAAAGAGGAAACCACCGAGAGCGTCCTCAGCGACGACGACAAAACCAAGCTGCAGGAGCTGTTCAAGGAGGCCATCAGCAACGAGCAGATGCACGTGCAGGTGGAGGCCCTCTCGCCGCAGGATGCGCCGGTTATCATCACGCTGCCCGAGTTCATGCGCCGCATGAAGGACATGCAGCGCTCCGGCGGTGGCGGCGGCATGCAGATGTTTGGCTCGCTGCCCGACAGCTACACCGTGAGCGTGAATGCCAACCACCCCGTGGCTCAGCGCGTGCTGCACGCCGAGGGCGAAGCCGGCCAGAAGCTGGCCCGCCAGGCCTTCGATTTGGCCCTGCTTGCCCAGAACATGCTGAAAGGCGAGGCGCTAACCGCGTTTGTGAAGCGTAGCGCCGATTTGCTGGCCGCTGAGTAG
- a CDS encoding TonB-dependent receptor: protein MLFRVPAAPGAAWRWLWLLLLWRAAQAASAQPGCTLTVSGRVADHESRAALPGATLVVLGSQQATQTDVDGHYHLELCPGTYRVQVSFVGYAPEMLDLRLTTAPVVRDVQLHPDAVLLRGAVVRGERLAVPTTQTTAALTGQALQQTRGQALGEALQRVSGVTAIQTGPGIFKPMIHGLHSNRVTLLNNGVRQEGQQWGVEHGPEIDPFIASRLTVVKGAASVRYGSDAIGGVVLVEPEPLRDSAGVGGELNLVGMSNNGLGAASATLEGNFRQLPALSWRAQGTLRKAGTMRAPGYYLKNSGFEEGNFSGAVGWKKDAYGVEAFYSQFNSRIGILPAAHAGNQSDLLLAVGRERPLETTGFSYDIIRAYQQVRHDVAKLSGFVRTGNAGRLQLTLSHQTDFRDEYDKSRPRNDERAAAGKPELSYTNRTSIGELLWEHRPWHGFTGSVGVSGTYQANRYAAGSRQFIPFYTNLTGGAFLIEKWQQGRWLLEGGLRLDRRDLAVRRADRDTTGAFFVDRTRFQYTTPAASLGATYDASAHLTLGLNAGLTRRAPAANERFSDGVHNGMYELGNDLVPGNAPLTPETALNVGLTATWHHNLRFNGELTVYQNRIRGFIYQVPLLPLVQTIRGAHISWQFLQTDATFRGLDLSSSYLLTPQLLLNLKGSVVRTRDTRANEWQILMPADRAEVSVRYDWPATGPAGRLRSPYAQLGGVAVARQTRVPRNYEARDLLAPPAGYGLLNLELGGTLHWGRLPLELSVAGSNLLNHRYRDYLNRYRYFTDEMGRNVTLRVRVPLEFSRR from the coding sequence ATGCTTTTCCGTGTCCCGGCTGCGCCGGGGGCGGCGTGGCGCTGGCTGTGGCTGCTGCTTCTGTGGCGCGCGGCGCAGGCGGCCAGCGCCCAGCCCGGGTGCACCCTGACCGTCAGCGGGCGCGTGGCCGACCACGAGTCGCGGGCGGCGCTGCCCGGCGCTACCCTCGTGGTGCTGGGCAGCCAGCAAGCCACTCAGACTGATGTCGACGGCCACTACCACCTGGAGCTGTGCCCCGGCACCTACCGCGTGCAGGTCAGCTTTGTGGGCTATGCGCCCGAGATGCTGGATCTGCGCCTGACCACGGCTCCGGTGGTGCGCGACGTGCAGCTGCACCCCGATGCCGTGCTGCTGCGCGGGGCCGTGGTGCGGGGCGAACGGCTGGCCGTGCCCACTACCCAGACCACGGCGGCCCTCACCGGCCAGGCCCTGCAGCAAACCCGCGGCCAGGCCCTGGGCGAAGCGCTGCAGCGCGTGAGCGGCGTAACGGCCATCCAGACCGGTCCCGGCATTTTCAAGCCGATGATTCATGGGCTGCATTCCAACCGCGTGACGCTGCTCAACAACGGCGTGCGTCAGGAAGGCCAGCAGTGGGGCGTGGAGCACGGCCCGGAAATCGACCCGTTTATTGCGTCCCGATTGACGGTGGTGAAGGGCGCGGCCAGCGTCCGCTACGGCTCCGATGCCATTGGCGGCGTGGTGCTGGTGGAGCCCGAACCGCTGCGCGACTCGGCCGGTGTGGGCGGCGAGCTGAACCTGGTGGGCATGAGCAACAACGGCCTGGGGGCCGCCTCAGCCACGCTGGAAGGCAATTTCCGGCAGCTGCCGGCCCTGAGCTGGCGCGCACAGGGCACGCTGCGCAAGGCCGGCACCATGCGCGCGCCGGGCTATTATCTCAAAAATTCGGGCTTCGAGGAAGGCAACTTCTCCGGGGCCGTGGGCTGGAAAAAAGACGCGTACGGCGTGGAGGCTTTCTACAGCCAGTTCAACAGCCGCATCGGCATTCTGCCGGCCGCCCACGCCGGCAACCAGTCCGATTTGCTGCTGGCCGTGGGCCGCGAACGGCCGCTGGAAACCACCGGCTTCAGCTACGACATCATCCGGGCCTACCAGCAGGTGCGCCACGACGTAGCCAAGCTCAGCGGCTTTGTGCGCACCGGCAACGCCGGCCGCCTGCAGCTCACACTCAGCCACCAAACCGACTTCCGCGACGAGTACGACAAGTCCCGCCCGCGCAACGACGAGCGGGCCGCGGCCGGCAAGCCGGAGCTGAGCTATACCAACCGCACCAGCATCGGGGAGCTGCTGTGGGAGCACCGGCCCTGGCACGGCTTCACAGGCAGCGTGGGCGTGTCGGGCACGTACCAGGCCAACCGCTACGCCGCCGGCAGCCGGCAGTTCATCCCGTTCTACACCAACCTGACGGGCGGCGCTTTCCTGATTGAAAAGTGGCAGCAGGGCCGCTGGCTGCTGGAAGGCGGCCTGCGCCTGGACCGCCGCGACCTGGCCGTACGCCGCGCCGACCGCGACACGACGGGCGCCTTCTTCGTGGACCGCACCCGCTTTCAGTACACCACGCCCGCCGCCTCGCTGGGCGCCACCTACGACGCCTCGGCTCACCTCACGCTGGGGTTGAACGCCGGCCTGACCCGCCGCGCGCCGGCCGCCAACGAGCGGTTCAGCGACGGAGTACACAACGGCATGTATGAGCTGGGCAACGATCTGGTGCCCGGCAACGCCCCGCTCACGCCCGAAACGGCCCTCAACGTGGGCCTGACGGCCACCTGGCACCACAACCTGCGCTTCAACGGCGAGCTGACTGTTTACCAGAACCGCATCCGGGGCTTCATCTACCAGGTGCCGCTGCTGCCGCTGGTCCAGACCATCCGGGGCGCGCACATCAGCTGGCAGTTTCTGCAGACCGATGCCACGTTCCGGGGCCTGGATCTGAGCAGCTCCTACCTGCTCACGCCGCAACTGCTGCTGAACCTGAAAGGCTCGGTGGTGCGCACCCGCGACACCCGCGCCAACGAGTGGCAGATTCTGATGCCCGCCGACCGCGCCGAAGTATCGGTGCGATACGACTGGCCCGCGACTGGCCCGGCCGGGCGCCTGCGCAGCCCCTACGCCCAGCTGGGCGGCGTGGCCGTGGCGCGCCAGACCCGCGTGCCCCGCAACTATGAGGCCCGCGACCTGCTAGCTCCGCCCGCCGGCTACGGCCTGCTGAACCTGGAGCTGGGCGGCACCCTGCACTGGGGCCGCCTGCCGCTGGAGCTGAGCGTGGCGGGCTCCAACCTGCTCAACCACCGCTACCGCGACTACCTCAACCGCTACCGCTACTTCACCGACGAAATGGGCCGCAACGTGACGCTGCGCGTGCGCGTGCCGCTCGAATTCAGCCGCCGCTAG